A stretch of DNA from Pasteurellaceae bacterium RH1A:
CCCGTGACAGAAGGAGAAGAATATGTCTGAACAAAATGCCAAACTACTGAAAGATGTCGGTTTGAAGGTGACTGAGCCTCGTTTAACCATCCTGGCCCTTATGCAGGATATTCGTGAGCAAATGCAGCACTTTTCCGCAGAAGATATTTATAAGCTCTTACTGGAACAGCAGTCTGAAATCGGCCTGGCCACGGTTTATCGTGTACTCAATCAGTTTGAAGAGGTGGGCATTCTCACCCGCCACAACTTTGATGCCAACAAGGCCGTCTTTGAGCTTAACTTCAACCACGAACACGACCACATCATCTGTATGGACTGCGGCAAGGTCTTTGAATTTAAGGACTCCGAAATTGAACGCCGCCAGCGTGAAATCAGCCAACAGCACGGCATTGAGCTGGCCAACCACAGTCTCTATTTATACGGCAAGTGCAGCAACCTCAAAGCCTGTGATGAAAAAGAGAAGAAATAGGTTTCCCTGCTTTTCCAGCTAACTTGACAAGCGGTGGGTTTTTGTAAATTTTTTGCAAAAACCTACCGCTTGCCTGTTTTTAGAAATTGACTTGCTGACGGAATTTTGTATAGTTATTGTTCAGCTGTAATCGTAAAAATAAAACACTATGACCGACACCCAAAACCCAGCCCAGCCTGCCAAGGTTCGCCCACCTCGTAAGATTTCCCCTTTTTGGATCTTGCCCATTGTGGCTTTTGCCATTGGCTGTTTGATGTTCTTTCAAATTCTCAAGGAACGAGGCCAAACCATCACCATTCGTTTTCAAGACGGGGCGGGCATTACCGCTGGCAAAACAGCCATTCGTTATCAGGGCCTGCAAATTGGCCAGGTCAAAAAGGTTAATTTTGCTGAAGGCTTGCGAGAAGTCGAAGTCACGGCTGAAATCAATTCTGAGGCCAAATCGGTTCTGCGTAAGGACACCAAGTTTTGGCTGGTCACCCCAAGTGCTTCTTTGGCCGGTGTGTCTGGTCTTGATGCCCTGGTATCAGGCGACTACATCACCCTTTTGCCAGGCGAGGGCGAAAGTGAAGATGAGTTTATTGCCGAAAGTGAACCACCTGCTGTGCCGGTCAATGATGGGGACTTATTGGTGAAATTAGTTGCTGATGATCTGGGTTCTATTTCCGTTGGGGCAGGCGTTTACTTCCGCAAGGTTCCGGTGGGATCCATTGCCGAATACCGTTTCACCCCAGACCACCAAAAGGTGGAAATTGATGTGGTTATCAGCAAACGCTATGCCAATTTGGTTAAAAAAAGCAGCCACTTTTG
This window harbors:
- a CDS encoding transcriptional repressor codes for the protein MSEQNAKLLKDVGLKVTEPRLTILALMQDIREQMQHFSAEDIYKLLLEQQSEIGLATVYRVLNQFEEVGILTRHNFDANKAVFELNFNHEHDHIICMDCGKVFEFKDSEIERRQREISQQHGIELANHSLYLYGKCSNLKACDEKEKK